One genomic segment of Ricinus communis isolate WT05 ecotype wild-type chromosome 5, ASM1957865v1, whole genome shotgun sequence includes these proteins:
- the LOC8265400 gene encoding nucleoporin NUP116/NSP116 isoform X2 produces the protein MPNELSLLYSIWVQVQLKNHPDELWEDGVRDYLAHASNIMEKFSDVVNWLKANSEKEGTTAEYLSAGKKSVPGLKNNNEVKLFQGKTGFPSPDASTSFTASWSSSVFSNNQSSGGVFSNMQSSSMFSSSQNSALFSNSQSTGPFSKSQSSGLLSNSQSSTVVSANQSSGLFSNSQSSAMSSANQGSGLFSNSQSSTLSSANQGSGLFSNSQSSAVSSANQSSGLFSNSQSSAVSSINQGSGLFSSSQNFGVAFTNQTTGLFLNSQSSSLSSASQNSGLFSNNQSTGLFSKTPTSISFGQNSAPTNNTADDVDENELEQPSSPSLKKSEEKGIVVVHEVKCKLYVKSTDVSDKDTWKDKGMGQLSIKCKEGVNKGTKESKPTIVVRNDAGRVVLNALLYPGIKTNLQKNSLVAIFHTAGDDGGDSNSVVARTFLIRTKTEEDRNKLATAIQEYAPES, from the exons ATGCCCAACGAGCTGAGTCTTCTCTACAGCAT TTGGGTGCAAGTGCAACTGAAGAATCACCCTGATGAACTTTGGGAAGATGGGGTTCGAGATTACCTTGCTCATGCTTCAAACATTATG GAGAAGTTCAGTGATGTTGTGAACTGGCTCAAAGCAAATTCTGAAAAAGAAGGAACTACTGCTGAATATCTCAGCGCTGGGAAGAAATCAGTGCCTGGATTAAAAAACAATAATGAGGTCAAGTTGTTTCAAGGGAAAACTGGGTTTCCTTCACCGGATGCAAGTACAAGTTTTACTGCATCATGGAGCTCTAGTGTATTCTCCAACAATCAAAGTTCGGGTGGAGTTTTCTCTAATATGCAAAGCTCAAGTATGTTCTCTAGTAGTCAGAATTCTGCTCTATTCTCCAACAGTCAAAGCACTGGACCATTTTCCAAGAGCCAGAGCTCTGGACTTCTTTCCAACAGTCAGAGCTCGACAGTTGTTTCTGCTAATCAAAGTTCTGGGTTATTCTCCAACAGTCAAAGCTCCGCAATGTCTTCTGCTAATCAGGGCTCTGGGTTGTTCTCCAACAGTCAGAGCTCCACACTGTCTTCTGCTAATCAGGGCtctgggttgttttccaacAGTCAGAGCTCTGCAGTTTCTTCTGCTAATCAGAGCTCTGGATTGTTCTCCAACAGTCAGAGCTCTGCCGTTTCTTCCATTAATCAGGGCTCTGGATTGTTCTCCAGCAGTCAGAATTTTGGAGTAGCTTTCACTAATCAAACCACTGGCTTGTTCTTGAACAGTCAGAGCTCCTCACTTTCTTCTGCTAGTCAAAACTCTGGATTGTTCTCCAACAACCAAAGCACAGGATTGTTTTCCAAAACTCCAACTTCTATATCTTTTG GTCAAAATTCTGCTCCTACAAATAACACTGCAGATGATGTTGATG AAAACGAATTGGAGCAACCCAGCAGCCCATCATTGAAGAAGTCTGAGGAGAAGGGTATTGTTGTTGTCCATGAAGTCAAGTGCAAACTGTATGTCAAG TCAACAGATGTATCAGATAAAGACACATGGAAAGACAAAGGAATGGGACAGCTATCCATCAAATGCAAAGAGGGTGTCAACAAGGGTACAAAAGAATCCAAACCAACCATAGTTGTTCGAAATGAT GCAGGAAGAGTGGTATTAAATGCTTTGCTATATCCGGGGATCAAGACAAATTTACAAAAGAATTCTCTTGTTGCAATATTTCATACTGCG GGCGACGATGGTGGTGATAGTAATAGTGTCGTGGCACGTACCTTCTTAATTAGGACAAAAACAGAAGAGGATCGAAATAAGTTAGCCACGGCAATACAAGAATATGCTCCTGagtcttaa
- the LOC8265400 gene encoding cell wall protein TIR4 isoform X1 has translation MKGAKRFAVSESAPETNDSAFRNKRLISGSPIDIHRAEPSLQLQPITTLDAQRAESSLQHVRALNTQFASWVQVQLKNHPDELWEDGVRDYLAHASNIMEKFSDVVNWLKANSEKEGTTAEYLSAGKKSVPGLKNNNEVKLFQGKTGFPSPDASTSFTASWSSSVFSNNQSSGGVFSNMQSSSMFSSSQNSALFSNSQSTGPFSKSQSSGLLSNSQSSTVVSANQSSGLFSNSQSSAMSSANQGSGLFSNSQSSTLSSANQGSGLFSNSQSSAVSSANQSSGLFSNSQSSAVSSINQGSGLFSSSQNFGVAFTNQTTGLFLNSQSSSLSSASQNSGLFSNNQSTGLFSKTPTSISFGQNSAPTNNTADDVDENELEQPSSPSLKKSEEKGIVVVHEVKCKLYVKSTDVSDKDTWKDKGMGQLSIKCKEGVNKGTKESKPTIVVRNDAGRVVLNALLYPGIKTNLQKNSLVAIFHTAGDDGGDSNSVVARTFLIRTKTEEDRNKLATAIQEYAPES, from the exons ATGAAAGGAGCAAAACGTTTCGCCGTCTCGGAATCGGCGCCGGAAACCAACGACTCGGCT ttTAGGAATAAAAGATTGATTTCAGGATCTCCTATTGATATTCATAGAGCAGAACCATCATTGCAACTGCAACCTATAACCACTTTGGATGCCCAACGAGCTGAGTCTTCTCTACAGCATGTGAGAGCTCTCAATACTCAATTTGCCAG TTGGGTGCAAGTGCAACTGAAGAATCACCCTGATGAACTTTGGGAAGATGGGGTTCGAGATTACCTTGCTCATGCTTCAAACATTATG GAGAAGTTCAGTGATGTTGTGAACTGGCTCAAAGCAAATTCTGAAAAAGAAGGAACTACTGCTGAATATCTCAGCGCTGGGAAGAAATCAGTGCCTGGATTAAAAAACAATAATGAGGTCAAGTTGTTTCAAGGGAAAACTGGGTTTCCTTCACCGGATGCAAGTACAAGTTTTACTGCATCATGGAGCTCTAGTGTATTCTCCAACAATCAAAGTTCGGGTGGAGTTTTCTCTAATATGCAAAGCTCAAGTATGTTCTCTAGTAGTCAGAATTCTGCTCTATTCTCCAACAGTCAAAGCACTGGACCATTTTCCAAGAGCCAGAGCTCTGGACTTCTTTCCAACAGTCAGAGCTCGACAGTTGTTTCTGCTAATCAAAGTTCTGGGTTATTCTCCAACAGTCAAAGCTCCGCAATGTCTTCTGCTAATCAGGGCTCTGGGTTGTTCTCCAACAGTCAGAGCTCCACACTGTCTTCTGCTAATCAGGGCtctgggttgttttccaacAGTCAGAGCTCTGCAGTTTCTTCTGCTAATCAGAGCTCTGGATTGTTCTCCAACAGTCAGAGCTCTGCCGTTTCTTCCATTAATCAGGGCTCTGGATTGTTCTCCAGCAGTCAGAATTTTGGAGTAGCTTTCACTAATCAAACCACTGGCTTGTTCTTGAACAGTCAGAGCTCCTCACTTTCTTCTGCTAGTCAAAACTCTGGATTGTTCTCCAACAACCAAAGCACAGGATTGTTTTCCAAAACTCCAACTTCTATATCTTTTG GTCAAAATTCTGCTCCTACAAATAACACTGCAGATGATGTTGATG AAAACGAATTGGAGCAACCCAGCAGCCCATCATTGAAGAAGTCTGAGGAGAAGGGTATTGTTGTTGTCCATGAAGTCAAGTGCAAACTGTATGTCAAG TCAACAGATGTATCAGATAAAGACACATGGAAAGACAAAGGAATGGGACAGCTATCCATCAAATGCAAAGAGGGTGTCAACAAGGGTACAAAAGAATCCAAACCAACCATAGTTGTTCGAAATGAT GCAGGAAGAGTGGTATTAAATGCTTTGCTATATCCGGGGATCAAGACAAATTTACAAAAGAATTCTCTTGTTGCAATATTTCATACTGCG GGCGACGATGGTGGTGATAGTAATAGTGTCGTGGCACGTACCTTCTTAATTAGGACAAAAACAGAAGAGGATCGAAATAAGTTAGCCACGGCAATACAAGAATATGCTCCTGagtcttaa
- the LOC8265401 gene encoding UDP-galactose/UDP-glucose transporter 2 — protein sequence MERQPTRLCTAEETGLSTLLGGNMKGEDQSRSLFGISLSDRPLWQQFLICSSGFFFGYLVNGICEEYVYNRLQFSYGWYFTFVQGFVYLVLIYFQGFTTKQMVNPWKTYVKLSAVLMGSHGLTKGSLAYLNYPAQIMFKSTKVLPVMIMGAFIPGLRRKYPFHEYISALLLVVGLILFTLADAQTSPNFSTIGVIMICGALIMDSLMGNLQEAIFTMNPETTQIEVLFCSTVVGLPLLLPPMILTGELFKAWNSCSQHPYVYGVLVFEAMATFIGQVSVLSLIAIFGAATTAMITTARKAVTLLLSYMIFTKPLTEQHASGLLLISMGIILKMLPDNKPAIRRAAKQEMAHLKTEKSLVGNEEDEEKRPLV from the exons ATGGAAAGGCAGCCAACAAGACTTTGCACTGCTGAAGAAACGGGCTTGTCAACGTTACTTGGCGG GAATATGAAGGGTGAGGATCAGTCAAGGTCTCTGTTTGGGATTTCACTTTCTGATAGACCTTTATGGCAACAGTTCCTTATTTGTTCTTCTGGGTTTTTCTTTGGTTATCTTGTTAATGGCATTTGCgag GAATATGTGTATAATCGGCTTCAATTCAG CTATGGCTGGTATTTCACTTTTGTACAAGGATTTGTGTACCTGGTGCTGATATATTTTCAGGGTTTCACCACCAAGCAAATGGTGAATCCATGGAAAACTTATGTCAAACTCTCTGCTGTTTTAATGGGTTCTCATGGTTTGACCAAAGGTTCCTTGGCCTACCTTAACTATCCTGCCCAAATCATGTTCAAATCCACCAAG GTTCTACCAGTCATGATAATGGGTGCTTTCATTCCTGGATTGAGAAGGAAATATCCATTTCATGAATACATCTCTGCTCTGCTTCTAGTTGTTGGTCTTATCCTTTTCACTTTAGCTGATGCTCAAACTTCTCCAAATTTTAGTACGATCGGTGTTATAATGATTTGCGGTGCTTTAATTATGGACTCTTTAATGGGGAATTTGCAAGAAGCCATTTTTACCATGAATCCTGAAACAACTCAG ATTGAGGTGCTATTTTGCTCAACTGTAGTAGGATTGCCTTTATTGCTCCCACCAATGATCTTAACAGGAGAGCTGTTTAAAGCGTGGAATTCTTGTTCTCAA CATCCATATGTGTATGGGGTACTTGTATTTGAAGCTATGGCCACATTCATCGGTCAAGTGTCAGTTTTATCCCTCATTGCTATTTTCGGGGCTGCCACCACTGCCATG ATAACAACGGCTCGGAAGGCGGTGACCTTGCTGCTTTCATATATGATATTTACAAAGCCATTAACAGAGCAGCATGCTTCAGGGCTGCTGCTGATATCCATGGGGATTATATTGAAGATGTTGCCGGATAACAAACCTGCCATTAGAAGGGCAGCCAAGCAAGAGATGGCCCATTTGAAAACAGAGAAAAGTCTAGTTGGTAATGAAGAAGACGAAGAGAAAAGGCCTTTAGTATAA
- the LOC8265402 gene encoding uncharacterized protein LOC8265402, with protein MASMISSSNRKPFVFEKRPLMMLKDYLQDDFSSCSSNGFKSFPRRQCCTTVRFLLEIDLNSNSKPRQQHFRRSKSSKSASSTFSALHKAVINAVKLLPFPSSNSKSSSPSASKFLPRSFSRKLFKKSFWRKVEPKERGGGGQITRSRLFHEFLIEGDNTKSNINHDANQQHLTSSSGNCNSNSWSENEFSGNSKSYCSRNTAVRESAKDSPIKKLVSDGVGVPVAKEWANEEDKEQFSPVSVLDCPFQDEAEEEDNGCPFQRRLDHVEGAKQKLLAKIRSFESLAQLNPVNLEKQIELAGCEDDESIKSTIQTRSLSIDVKEERAQELLELVKTTLPSSNSLISNAESVLLDFFREKILENNASSSMVKGSKEFKQELEAIQDWLNGNPQEMFLGWEVKESRHIYVKEMEKSRKWRNLSEEKEELILEFELEIFTSLVNEALFDLLS; from the exons ATGGCTTCCATGATCAGCTCCTCCAATAGAAAACCTTTTGTTTTCGAAAAAAGACCTTTGATGATGCTTAAAGATTATCTTCAAGATGATTTCAGCTCATGTTCATCCAACGGCTTCAAATCTTTCCCTCGCCGTCAATGCTGCACCACTGTCCGATTTCTCCTCGAGATCGATCTCAATTCTAACAGCAAACCCAGACAACAACATTTCAGAAGAAGCAAATCATCTAAATCAGCTTCTTCTACATTCTCTGCTCTTCATAAAGCCGTCATTAACGCCGTTAAGCTACTCCCATTTCCTTCCTCCAACTCTAAGTCTTCTTCTCCGTCGGCTTCAAAGTTTTTGCCTAGAAGCTTTTCACGGAAGCTATTCAAGAAAAGCTTCTGGAGAAAAGTTGAACCTAAAGAAAGAGGAGGCGGCGGCCAGATCACACGGTCAAGATTGTTCCATGAATTCCTCATAGAAGGAGATAATACAAAGTCCAACATTAATCACGACGCAAATCAACAGCATTTAACAAGTTCAAGCGGTAACTGCAACAGTAACAGTTGGAGCGAGAACGAATTTAGCGGTAATTCAAAGAGTTACTGCAGCCGAAACACCGCCGTTAGAGAAAGTGCAAAAGATTCACCAATAAAGAAACTAGTCAGCGATGGAGTAGGCGTACCAGTCGCTAAG GAATGGGCGAATGAGGAGGACAAAGAACAATTTAGTCCGGTGTCTGTGCTGGACTGTCCGTTCCAGGACGAAGcggaagaagaagataatggCTGTCCTTTCCAGCGAAGGCTTGATCATGTGGAAG GTGCTAAACAGAAACTTCTGGCAAAGATCAGATCATTTGAGAGTCTTGCTCAACTAAATCCAGTGAACCTGGAAAAGCAAATTGAATTAGCAGGGTGTGAAGACGATGAATCCATTAAATCCACAATACAAACTCGTTCTTTATCCATAGAtgttaaagaagaaagagCTCAAGAACTTCTTGAGCTTGTCAAGACGACATTACCATCATCGAATAGCCTTATATCTAATGCTGAAAGCGTATTGTTGGACTTCTTCAGAGaaaaaattcttgaaaataaTGCAAGTAGTAGCATGGTAAAAGGAAGCAAAGAATTCAAGCAAGAATTAGAAGCGATTCAAGATTGGCTAAATGGAAACCCGCAAGAAATGTTCTTAGGGTGGGAGGTGAAGGAAAGTAGGCATATTTATGTTAAAGAGATGGAGAAGAGTAGGAAGTGGAGAAACTTaagtgaagaaaaagaagagttgATCTTAGAGTTTGAGCTTGAGATTTTCACTTCCTTGGTGAATGAAGCCTTATTTGATCTTCTAAGTTAA